In Saprospiraceae bacterium, the sequence GACAAATTTCGAACAGTTATATTATTTAAGGACTATTTTATTGAGTTCTTTAATAAGCAACGGCAGAAAGTAAAGGACAAAATCATCTGGACCTTTAAATTGATAGAAATCACTCAACAGATTCCTGTAGAATACTTCAAACATATTGAAGGAACTGATGGGCTTTACGAAATACGAATTATACAAGGAAGCGACACTTTTAGAGTATTTTGTTTT encodes:
- a CDS encoding type II toxin-antitoxin system RelE/ParE family toxin, with amino-acid sequence MDKFRTVILFKDYFIEFFNKQRQKVKDKIIWTFKLIEITQQIPVEYFKHIEGTDGLYEIRIIQGSDTFRVFCFFDQGKIIVLANGFQKKTQKTPKSEIIKALKIKHEYETEEKH